One genomic segment of Ricinus communis isolate WT05 ecotype wild-type chromosome 3, ASM1957865v1, whole genome shotgun sequence includes these proteins:
- the LOC8265114 gene encoding inositol oxygenase 4 yields MTILINQPELGSRVDDQKHQDDVKELVLDGGFPVPKTSSDEGFDAPEINAFGNSFRDYSAESERKKSVEEFYRQQHINQTYDFVKKMREEYSKLDKAVMSIWECCELLNEVVDDSDPDLDEPQIQHLLQSAEAIRKDYPNEDWLHLTALIHDLGKVLLLPQFGELPQWAVVGDTFPLGCAFDESNIHHTYFKENPDSKNPTYSTKNGIYEEGCGLENVMISWGHDDYMYLVAKENGTTLPPAALFIVRFHSFYPLHRAGAYMHLMNEGDKESLKWLHIFNKYDLYSKSKVLVDVDAVKPYYQSLIKKYFPEKLRW; encoded by the exons ATGACTATCCTCATCAACCAGCCTGAGCTTG GGTCACGAGTGGATGACCAGAAACACCAGGATGATGTTAAGGAATTGGTTTTGGACGGTGGATTTCCTGTGCCTAAAACTTCTTCAGACGAAGGATTTGATGCACCGGAAATCAATGCTTTTGGGAATTCCTTCAG GGATTACAGTGCTGAAAGTGAAAGGAAAAAGTCTGTCGAGGAATTCTACCGCCAACAACACATTAACCAAACCTATGATTTC GTAAAGAAGATGAGAGAAGAGTATTCGAAACTGGACAAAGCTGTTATGAGCATATGGGAATGCTGTGAGCTCCTTAACGAAGTTGTAGATGATAGTGATCCTGATTTGGATGAGCCCCAAATTCAACATTTATTGCAATCTGCTGAAGCTATTAGGAAAGATTACCCTAATGAAGATTGGCTGCACTTGACTGCTCTTATTCATG ATCTTGGAAAGGTTCTTCTTCTCCCTCAATTTGGAGAACTTCCTCAATGGGCTGTTGTGG GAGACACATTCCCTCTTGGCTGTGCTTTTGATGAGTCTAATATTCACCACACG TATTTCAAGGAAAATCCAGATTCCAAAAATCCTACCTACAGCACCAAAAATGGAATTTATGAGGAAGGATGTGGGCTGGAAAATGTAATGATCTCATGGGGACATGACGACTATATGTACTTG GTGGCCAAGGAAAATGGAACTACTCTACCTCCAGCTGCATTGTTCATTGTTCGATTCCATTCCTTCTATC CTTTGCACAGGGCAGGAGCATACATGCACCTAATGAATGAGGGAGATAAAGAAAGTCTGAAGTGGCTTCACATCTTCAA CAAGTATGATCTCTACAGCAAGAGCAAGGTTCTTGTTGATGTTGATGCAGTCAAGCCATATTACCAATCCCTCATTAAGAAG TATTTCCCAGAGAAGCTCAGATGGTAA